cccgggtgtggtgataaatgggcaagggccgggtcgccatccccccaagggcgcgtcgtatcatgacctgggtacgatgataagtgagcaagggtcgggtcgtcacctgaatggcgcgctacatctacgcccgggtgtagtgaaaaatgagcaagggtcttcgcacttccctcgacgggtacgaagggtaaggaagctagccgagccaattaggattcgtataggtagctggaacgtagggtccctaacggatAAGTTgtgagagctagttgatgtagcaattaggaggcgtgtaaatattctatgcgttcaggagactaaatggaagggccagaaggcgaaggaggttgaggatactggcttcaagctttggtacaccgGAGCAACTCCgagtaggaatggtgtaggcatcttgattgataggagccttaaggatagagtcgtagaggttagaaggcaaggcgaccggattatcctaatccggttggtagttggagattcggttttgaatgtgatcagtgcctatgcccctcaggtaggccttagtgagagcaccaaagATGCAGTTCTGAGAAGATCTAGATAACATGGTTaataccgtgcctaccagcgagaaactcttcataagaggagatctcaacggccatgtgggtgcaactaatgtagggttcgagcgagtgcacgggggttttgggtatggtagcaggagtcaagagggggaggatgtgttgaacttcgcgttagcctacgacttgttgatagcgaataccgtgtttaagaagagggaatcccatttatgacgtttcgtagtggacaacactcgagccagatcgactttatccttgctaggagggaggatagacgtgattgcttagattgtaaggtgatacctggggagtgtgttgtccctcaacacaagcttgtggtggcggactttcgtcttcgggtacgtgtccaccgggacaaacgtgcaaatattgcgagaacaaagtggtgaaagcttagaggggaagcgacacaagcgtttaaggaaaggatgctaggtgagggaccttgggaagaaggagaagacgcagatgacatgtggctaaagatggcaacatgtgttcggaaggtggcctcagaggtgtttggcgtgagtaggggaggcaaacaggaggggaaagacacctggtggtagaatgacgaggtgcaaagggctattaaggagaaggagtGTTACAaacgcctccaccttgacaagagtgcagccaacatcgagggctataaattagcgaagagggttgcaaagcgagctgtgaatgtagcaaagggtaaggcgtatgatgacctgtatcagcggctaggcacgaaagaaggggagaaggacatttatagaatggctaggatccgcgagcgaaagacaagggacatcaaccaaatcaaatgcattaaggatgagacaaatcgactgctagtgaaggatgaggagatcatggatagatagagagagtacttcgacaagttgtttaatggggagagtgagggccctacccttgagttagatgactcttttgacgataccaacagacgttttgtgaggagaattcatgaggtagagatcggggaggctttgaagaggatgaagggaggtaaatcgatgggccctgatggtatccccattgaggtgtggagatgcctaggagatagagcaatagtatggttaactaagctttttaatctcatttttcggtcaaacaagatgccggatgaatggaggagaagtatattagtacctatcttcaaaaacaagggtaatgttcaaagttgtactaactaccgtgggattaagctgatgagccatatgatgaagctttgggagagggttatcgagcatcgcctaagacgAGTGACAaatgtgacccaaaaccaatttgggttcatgcctggaaggtcaaccatggaggcgattttcttaatacgacaattgatggagagatatagagaACAGAATAAGGACTTgtacatggtcttcattgaccttgagaaggcatatgacaaagtaccgagaaatgtcatgtggtgggccttggagaagcacaaagtcccaactaagtacattaccctcattaaggatatgtacaaggatgcgacgacgtttgtccggacatgtgatggcaacaccactgactttcctattaacataggcctacaccaggggtcagcattgagcccttatttatttgctttagtgatggatgaggtcacaagggatatataaggtgagatcccttggtgtatgctctttgctgatgacgtggtgctagttgacgagagtagggcaggggttaatagaaagttagagctgtggagacgcacgttagagtcgaaagggttcagacttagtatgaccaagaccgagtacatgatgtgcgatttcagcgcgactaggcatgaggggggagatgttagtctagatggacaagtggtggttcagaaggatacttttcggtatttaggatcgatgctacaaaaggatggcgacattgatgaagatgttaggcatagaatttcagctggctggttgaaatggcggcaagcttctggcatcctttgtgacaagagggtgccacaaaagctaaaaggcaaattctataggatagcaattcgtccggcgatgctatacggtgctgaatgttagcctacaaaaaggcgacatgtccagcaactgagtgtagcagagatgcggatgttgcggtggttttgcgggcacacaaggagggatagagtccggaacgaagttattcgggatagggtcggagtagcaccaattgaggagaaacttacccagcatcggctgagatggtttggacatgtccaacgaaggcctcctgaagcgccggtgcgtaatggggttcttgagcgggtcgataatgtaaagaggggtagaggtagacctaaactgacgtggaatgagtcggttaagagagaccttaaggactcgaatatctctaaagagatagctttggataggagcgcttggagactagctatcaatgtgcctgaaccttgaactaaTTTCTTTCagatttcatctctagcctaccccaacttgcttggggaaaaaggctatgttgatgttgatgttgatcCAAATATGTAATGCTAGATAGGTTAATCAGGAAATGCTAAGCATCTAAAAAAGTAGAGAAACTTGGGAATATAAGAAAATCTCCTTTGAAGTCAACTAACCCATAGAGACTGCAGATTATGTGGACTTACAGCAGGTGACGTAGCATTATTCATTAGGAAACAAAGATTAAGAATAGCTAGAATCGAGTTTAACTTAAGTACATATGTTATTAAATGTTACCAACAGTACAGTTCAATGTGGCCAAAAAGATACCAATTATCAGGTTTATGAAAGAGAAGAACAGCAATCATCTGCAAACCGATAGCACATGTCAAAGAAGTACCATATGTTGACTACTGTCATGTGGTTCTCTAATAGTTCAAACTGCACAGGTTAAGTAATCTATATAATGGTTACCTTCCTAACCATAAAAACTGACACAAAGTGGAGTATCATACAATCATGGTAAAGCCTAAGAAGTATTAAATTTAATATCAAGGTCATACCTTGACTGGAAATGTTCCTGGAGGCAGTTTTGTTGTAAGTAGATCCCTCAAACGACGGATCGCCTTCACCTTGTTTGCAAGAATATCAAGTAATGGCAGGAGCTCCTCAGTCCGAAGAGGGAAGTTTGGAGAGAGCCACAGCACAGGCCTTAGGCCTTTCTTGTACTCACTTTCTTTGGAACCTTCTTTGCGCCTATGCTCATTCTCTGCGGATGCAGCATGTTTCCTATTATCCCTTTCTCTGATCCTTCTGTTGTCATTTGTTCTTACTACATCTACTGAATGCCTTCCCGGTCTTGTTTGTACATTTGATGGCGATTCGATGAGGATGTCACTCACCTTCTCATCTACACAGAGCGAACTCCTTGGAGGTGACATCTTCTTCACCCCCTCCGGCTTGCTAGCCTGACTTCTCTTTCCCCAAATACTAAACCAACCTTTCTTATCATGCTTACTCTCCCCATTTCCAGAGACACTCACGTCCTCAACTGGTATCTCCCTCTCCTTCGGCTCAAAGCAACTATGCCGAGGGCCAGCAAATGAGTCAGACTGGTCTTCACCACCAGCATCTGGAGAGTCCATTTTTAGCGCGGACTCCAActgcttcttctcctcctcagtCAGAACATCATTGAACCCCTCACTCTCTGTATCATTGTCATTGCAAGCAGAGAAGAATTCCTCATCCGTCATCGCCCCTGGGACCCTCCTTGACTTGACGCTGACCACCACATGGTGCATGTCATACACCTTCGCCTTCCATGGACCAACTGCCTCCGTCCGCTCCTGGCGCCGCCATGTGAGCTGTGGGAGCAGCACCGCTTGAGTAACATCAATTCCTGGACGGAAGATGTTAGTCTGTGACATTGCAGTGACCTCCTGCTGGACCTCTGCCTCTGAGGCCGGTGCGCCTGCCCCCTCCAACGCATTCATAATTTCCTTGTCCTTGTGGTTGATCATCAACAGCGACCCTGGCGGCACTTTGCCGTCCTCGGTGCCCTCACCGAGGAAGAGTATGGTCTGGTCGGAACGCTGGATCTTGAAACCATCGAAGCCGGCGAGGGTCATATCTGCACGGAGGTTAGCGCCGCGCTTCCAGACCCTGTAGGTGTCCGAGGGAGCGATGCGGGAGATGAAGGGGATGACGGAGCTCTCGAAGTGGAAGGTGATCTCCAAGTAGAAGTCCCGCATCCGGCGCATGGCGGCGACAAcgcggggcaggcggcggcacCACTTGGCCCAGGCGAGCGGCTGGTAGTGGCGCACGATGACGCGCGCGAGTGTCTCCTCGCGCGCGCAGATAGCCTCCTGCAGCGCGCTCCAGCCCTGCTCGTTCTGCAAGCTCCAGtccgcgcccgccgccatgAGCAtctcggccgccgcggcgtcgccgaGGCGCACGGCGAGGTGGAGCGGCGTCTCCCGGCCCGGCACGTCGCGGCGGTCAATGACCGCCGAGACGGCCTCGGCACGGGCCTCCTCGGCGACGGAGTCCGCCTCCGTCCGGATCTCCTCGGGCCGGCGGCCCCGCGGGAGCGCGTCCAGCACGCGGCGCAGCGCGGCGTGGTCCCGCGTCTCCACGGCGTGGTGTGCCGGGCTGTGCGCATACCTCGCCGCGTCCACGCCGGCCatccgcggcgccggcgaaccCAACCCACTTCCCCCGCAGGAGACGGCCGCGCGAATCCAAGGGACGACGCCTCTGCTCCTCGCCCTGATCTGCGACAGCAGCGGAGGCCAA
This portion of the Panicum virgatum strain AP13 chromosome 2N, P.virgatum_v5, whole genome shotgun sequence genome encodes:
- the LOC120659887 gene encoding ankyrin repeat domain-containing protein 13C-B-like; amino-acid sequence: MAGVDAARYAHSPAHHAVETRDHAALRRVLDALPRGRRPEEIRTEADSVAEEARAEAVSAVIDRRDVPGRETPLHLAVRLGDAAAAEMLMAAGADWSLQNEQGWSALQEAICAREETLARVIVRHYQPLAWAKWCRRLPRVVAAMRRMRDFYLEITFHFESSVIPFISRIAPSDTYRVWKRGANLRADMTLAGFDGFKIQRSDQTILFLGEGTEDGKVPPGSLLMINHKDKEIMNALEGAGAPASEAEVQQEVTAMSQTNIFRPGIDVTQAVLLPQLTWRRQERTEAVGPWKAKVYDMHHVVVSVKSRRVPGAMTDEEFFSACNDNDTESEGFNDVLTEEEKKQLESALKMDSPDAGGEDQSDSFAGPRHSCFEPKEREIPVEDVSVSGNGESKHDKKGWFSIWGKRSQASKPEGVKKMSPPRSSLCVDEKVSDILIESPSNVQTRPGRHSVDVVRTNDNRRIRERDNRKHAASAENEHRRKEGSKESEYKKGLRPVLWLSPNFPLRTEELLPLLDILANKVKAIRRLRDLLTTKLPPGTFPVKVAIPVVPTIRVLVTFTKFEELQPLEEFTTPPSSPDNSKSPAVQPSSSSWIQWIKAPYRQNFSAPGPSSRVEDIQDPFATPSDYVWTTPEEKKKKTQENKNKSKKGRNGS